One Spinacia oleracea cultivar Varoflay chromosome 4, BTI_SOV_V1, whole genome shotgun sequence DNA segment encodes these proteins:
- the LOC110796324 gene encoding uncharacterized protein: MDAQADEPQSVEQSQKREKVAKNIQEAHEEEERRKNVEKNEEVDPELFSCLLQPIVADSDIDYIGIRRLLLYRKAQSGVHRRLEWRCNGKGYAAYRNFINRPRNWESLLLQSQSSTPNQSGRWIASPGPLSLLLEVDSLNSSRDLRGSSQARNSFSSSTSDNDHRFDRSRRKTEPAYSFVGMHCIFDQCKVAVTVLKFGHMSSDLLAYGAADGSLTVCAVSDPPSVTKLLIGHSKDVTDFDFTANNQYIASTSLDKSVRVWDLSKGVCIRVIYGVSLQWCIRFHPVNNNFLSVGNANKEINVYNFSTGRLIHKHVLEDEVTALDHDHTGQLLFCGDAKGCIYTVGMNSRTGALSRLHRNRNGSKRKSPVTVLQYRTFSLLARGPVLLTCTQDGSLAFFSVALEVKGYLTLRCSLKLTPRVHRIRASFCPLLSLEKGEYIVAGSEDSNVYFYDLTRPRHTCVNKLQGHSSSVIGITWNHGENLLASSDSGGTVIVWKRAKTSS, encoded by the exons ATGGATGCCCAGGCAGATGAACCACAATCAGTAGAGCAAAgtcaaaagagagagaaagtagcgAAGAACATTCAGGAAGCACACGAAGAAGAAGAGAGGAGAAAGAATGTGGAGAAGAATGAAGAAGTAGATCCGGAGCTGTTTAGCTGCTTGCTTCAGCCAATTGTCGCTGATTCCGATATCGATTACATCGGAATTCGCCGCCTTCTACTTTATCGCAAAGCTCAATCCGGTGTCCACCGCAGACTT GAATGGAGATGTAATGGTAAAGGTTATGCAGCGTATCGTAATTTTATCAACCGACCACGGAACTGGGAGAGCCTCCTTTTGCAAAGCCAATCAAGCACTCCTAATCAAAG TGGACGATGGATTGCATCTCCAGGCCCACTCTCCCTTCTGTTGGAGGTGGACAGCTTGAACTCTAGCAGG GATCTACGAGGTAGCAGCCAAGCAAGAAATAGTTTTAGCTCCAGTACTAGTGACAATGACCATCGCTTTGACCGATCAAGGAGGAAAACTGAACCTGCTTATTCATTTGTAGGAATGCACTGTATCTTTGATCAGTGCAAAGTTGCAG TAACTGTATTGAAGTTCGGGCACATGAGTTCTGATTTGCTCGCATATGGAGCAGCCGATGGATCTCTGACAGTTTGCGCTGTCTCGGACCCTCCTTCAGTCACAAAACTACTGATAGGGCATTCTAAAGATGTCACAG ATTTTGACTTCACAGCGAACAACCAGTACATTGCTTCAACATCACTTGATAAATCAGTGAGAGTGTGGGACCTATCTAAAGGTGTCTGTATTCGGGTTATTTACGGAGTCTCATTACAATGGTGTATACGTTTTCACCCT GTGAACAATAACTTTCTTTCAGTGGGGAATGCAAACAAGGAAATTAAT GTCTATAATTTCAGTACTGGTCGATTGATTCATAAGCATGTTCTTGAAGATGAGGTTACTGCACTGGACCATGATCACACTGGCCAGCTTCTTTTTTGTGGCGATGCTAAG GGATGTATATATACTGTAGGTATGAACTCTCGGACTGGAGCTTTATCTCGTTTACATCGAAATCGGAATGGGAGTAAGCGCAAGTCCCCGGTGACAGTGTTGCAGTACCGAACCTTTTCTTTGTTGGCACGCGGTCCTGTTTTGCTGACGTGCACTCAGGATGGAAGTTTGGCATTCTTCAG TGTTGCCTTGGAGGTAAAAGGGTACTTGACGCTTCGTTGCTCTCTCAAGTTAACCCCAAGAGTGCATAGAATTCGAGCTTCTTTCTGTCCTTTATTATCCCTTGAGAAGGGAGAGTACATAG TTGCTGGAAGCGAGGACTCTAATGTGTACTTCTATGATTTGACTCGGCCAAGGCATACTTGCGTAAACAAGCTGCAG GGTCATAGTTCATCAGTTATAGGTATCACCTGGAACCATGGAGAGAACTTGCTGGCTTCATCTGATTCTGGTGGTACTGTTATAGTATGGAAGAGAGCTAAAACAAGTTCCTAA
- the LOC110796323 gene encoding protein disulfide-isomerase SCO2 gives MFSANLSTSSSLITPSTSTSKPHFLSPRFIPTISIQSRAPDFPAASSSSSSSSSNWFQIPDISRPRGNDAVSGSSSSSSNNDEPMLNGKIEKKWSRNRESYLFDDSDPLPLPMTYPNTAPTSLEEIDRRLRCDPLTEDCKVPVFEWTGKCRSCQGSGYVNYYNKRGKTTCKCIPCMGIGYVQKISARREFESMED, from the exons atgttttcggCAAATTTAAGCACATCTTCTTCCTTAATCACACcctcaacttcaacttcaaaaCCCCACTTCCTCTCTCCTCGGTTTATTCCCACCATCTCAATACAATCCCGTGCACCCGATTTCCCGGCAGCTTCCTCctcttcatcatcttcttcttctaatTGGTTTCAAATCCCCGACATTTCTAGACCTCGAGGGAACGACGCCGTTTCAGggagtagcagcagcagcagtaatAACGACGAGCCAATGTTGAATGGAAAAATAGAGAAGAAATGGTCGAGGAATAGAGAGAGTTATTTATTTGACGATTCTGACCCTCTTCCTCTTCCTATGACCTATCCCAATACTGCCCCTACGTCTCTTGAAGAAATCGATCGTCGTCTTCGTTGCGATCCTCTAACTGAG GATTGTAAGGTGCCTGTTTTTGAGTGGACGGGGAAGTGTCGGAGTTGCCAAGGATCAGGGTATGTCAACTACTACAACAAAAGAGGGAAGACTACTTGCAAATGCATACCATGTATGGGAATTG GATATGTTCAGAAGATATCGGCCAGAAGGGAGTTTGAATCGATGGAGGATTAA